The Clupea harengus unplaced genomic scaffold, Ch_v2.0.2, whole genome shotgun sequence genome includes a region encoding these proteins:
- the LOC122129044 gene encoding NLR family CARD domain-containing protein 3-like — protein MALHFLRNMKLKDLADKLQENELDVVCQTELKRNLKNKYQGVFEGIPKQGSSALLEKIYTEIYITEGGSGKVNEEHEVRQIESRSKRPAGQETSIKCCDILKPLPGQVKPIRSVVTKGVAGIGKTVSVQKFILDWAEGKENQYIHFIFPLPFRELNLMREKQLSLMNLLHHFFTETEQSTFLSRGKYKVLFIFDGLDECRLQLDFQKNESLTDVTEVTSLDILLTNIIRGNLLHSALLWITSRPAAANQIPPECVDRVTEVQGFNDQQKEEYFRKRISDHNIASKVISHIKLSRSLHIMCHIPVFCWIAATVLGVILSSSGDGQIPKTLTEMYTYFLIFQTKQRSLKFDNVHDLEPQWNQKMTLGLGELAYKQLEKGNLIFYEEDLRECGIDVREAAVCSGICSQIFQEESGLYQGKVFCFVHLSVQEYLAALYVILMVAIERKDLISRPQSPEMEKSMIILYKSAVDKALEHEDGRFDLFLRFLLGLSLESNKTLLHGLLQRGQNQISNEETISYIKEKIREVPSSERVINLFHCLHELNDHSLVEEIQSFLSAGTISEAELSPAQWSALVFVLLTSEQKLNVFDLKKYIRSDEGLLRLQPVVEESKKAQWRPVYWGSSKLFKACKSPYQLFSKI, from the exons ATGGCTCTGCACTTCCTTAGGAATATGAAGCTGAAAGATCTCGCTGACAAACTGCAAGAAA ATGAGCTGGATGTAGTTTGTCAGACTGAGCtaaaaagaaatctcaagaacAAGTACCAGGGTGTGTTTGAAGGAATACCCAAGCAAGGAAGCTCTGCTCTTCTAGAAAAGATCTATACAGAgatctacatcacagagggaggaagtggaaaagTAAATGAAGAGCATGAAGTTAGACAGATTGAGTCAAGATCCAAGAGACCAGCTGGACAAGAGACATCAATCAAATGCTGTGACATCTTAAAACCCTTACCTGGCCAAGTCAAACCAATCAGAAGTGTTGTCACAAAAGGAGTTGCTGGCATTGGTAAAACTGTTTCAGTTCAGAAGTTCATCCTAGACTgggcagagggaaaagaaaaccagTATATCCACTTCATATTTCCACTGCCTTTTAGAGAGCTCAACctcatgagagaaaaacagctctctttGATGAATCTCCTCCACCACTTTTTCACAGAAACAGAGCAGTCAACTTTTCTCAGCCGAGGGAagtacaaagttttgttcatctttgatggtctggatgaatgTCGACTCCAACTAGACTTTCAGAAAAATGAGAGTCTGACTGATGTGACAGAAGTCACCTCATTGGACATACTCCTGACAAATATCATCAGGGGTAATCTGCTGCACTCTGCTTTACTTTGGATTACCtctcgaccagcagcagccaatcaaatcccgCCTGAGTGTGTTGACCGGGTCACAGAGGTTCAAGGGTTCAATGACCAACAGaaggaggagtacttcaggaagaggatcAGTGATCATAATATTGCCAGCAAAGTCATCTCTCACATCAAATTATCAAGGAGCCTCCACATTATGTGCCACATACCAGTGTTCTGCTGGATTGCTGCTACTGTTCTTGGGGTAATTCTTAGCTCTTCAGGAGACGGACAGATCCCAAAGACTTTGACAGAGATGTATACctatttccttatttttcaaaccAAACAGAGGAGCCTAAAGTTTGATAATGTGCATGACCTTGAGCCACAGTGGAACCAGAAAATGACCCTTGGTCTTGGAGAGTTGGCATATAAACAGTTAGAGAAGGGTAATCTGATTTTTTATGAAGAAGatctgagagagtgtggcattgatgtcagagaGGCAGCAGTATGCTCTGGCATCTGCTCCCAGATCTTTCAAGAAGAATCAGGGCTTTATCAAGGAAAGGTGTTCTGCTTCGTGCATTTAAGTGTCCAGGAGTATCTTGCAGCTTTGTATGTGATTTTGATGGTGGCAATTGAAAGGAAAGACTTAATATCCAGACCCCAATCTCCTGAAATGGAGAAATCCATGATCATCTTATACAAGAGTGCTGTGGACAAAGCTTTGGAGCATGAAGATGGACGCTTTGACCTATTCCTCCGTTTCcttcttggtctctctctggaGTCTAACAAAACTCTCCTGCATGGCCTACTACAGAGAGGACAAAATCAGATCAGCAATGAAGAAACAATCAGTTACATTAAGGAAAAGATCAGGGAGGTTCCTTCATCAGAAAGGGTGATcaacctcttccactgtctgcatGAACTCAATGATCACTCCTTAGTGGAAGAAATCCAGAGCTTCCTGAGTGCTGGGACAATTTCTGAAGCTGAACTCTCACCTGCCCAGTGGTCAGCTCTAGTGTTTGTGCTACTGACATCAGAACAGAAGCTGAATGTGTTTGATTTGAAGAAGTATATCAGATCTGATGAAGGTCTCCTAAGGCTGCAGCCAGTAGTGGAGGAATCTAAAAAGGCTCA